A single Tuberibacillus sp. Marseille-P3662 DNA region contains:
- the iolB gene encoding 5-deoxy-glucuronate isomerase: MLQTNPSVFFKSSQEGFNGYQDIISSDFERLNYLALGKIALEKGKDYEGFTEEYETVLVILSGKASVTCQDHQWHNLGQRNGVFEGKATAVYLPCQADYAVEAEADVQIAVCKAKAEDQFEPFVVTPEDIVINHRGKDNWTREVHDIIPDNAEHRVQRIILGETYNHPGKWSSYPPHKHDRDQYPEEVKLEEVYHYQINPEQGFGVQLHYTDDGDIDDAYTVRHGDSFAIDRGYHPVAAAGGYQVYYLWFLGGESQRALRPFDDPEHKWLK, translated from the coding sequence TTGTTACAAACAAATCCATCCGTATTTTTTAAGTCGAGTCAAGAAGGGTTTAACGGTTATCAAGATATCATTAGCAGCGACTTTGAGCGTCTTAACTATTTAGCACTTGGGAAAATTGCCTTAGAAAAAGGAAAAGACTATGAGGGATTTACAGAAGAATATGAAACTGTTCTGGTGATTCTGTCTGGTAAAGCATCGGTGACTTGTCAAGACCATCAGTGGCATAACCTAGGGCAACGTAACGGTGTATTTGAAGGGAAAGCGACAGCCGTATATCTTCCATGTCAAGCTGATTATGCGGTTGAAGCGGAAGCGGATGTTCAGATCGCCGTTTGCAAAGCAAAGGCAGAAGATCAATTTGAACCGTTTGTGGTAACACCTGAGGATATTGTTATTAATCATCGGGGGAAAGATAACTGGACAAGAGAAGTTCATGATATTATCCCTGACAATGCTGAACACCGGGTGCAGCGAATCATACTCGGTGAAACCTATAATCACCCCGGCAAATGGTCCAGTTACCCGCCGCACAAACATGACAGAGATCAATATCCCGAAGAAGTGAAGTTGGAAGAAGTCTATCACTATCAAATCAATCCTGAACAAGGGTTTGGTGTCCAACTTCATTATACAGATGATGGTGACATTGATGATGCGTATACCGTTCGTCACGGAGACAGTTTTGCGATCGACAGGGGGTATCATCCCGTCGCAGCAGCGGGAGGCTATCAAGTCTATTATCTTTGGTTCCTGGGCGGGGAATCCCAACGTGCATTACGCCCCTTTGATGATCCAGAACACAAATGGTTGAAATAA
- a CDS encoding TRAP transporter substrate-binding protein, with translation MKKLSIFGLLILLAMSLIACSQSSSKASNSKNNGKEQMVLKLAENQPEDYPTTLGAKEFARLVKEKTDGRIKIKVYAGGQLGDEKSVIEQVQLGTIDLARVNATPLTEFSDSIGVLSMPFLFRSEEHKWKVFNGDIGQELLNSLKSSNMIGLAYYDSGARSFYNSQHPVKKPEDLKGLKIRVQQSEMAIDMVEALGASATPMAFEEVYSGIQTGVIDGAENNIPSYFTTGHYEVAKYYTINKHSSVPEIVIASSKLWDKLSDKDQQLIQEAAKESVKLQRKEWKKLVEASLKKIKANGNEMIKIDDTSAWREAVQSVYDKYGDQFGDMIEKIENVK, from the coding sequence ATGAAAAAATTATCAATTTTCGGATTGTTGATACTATTGGCCATGAGTTTAATCGCGTGTAGTCAAAGTTCATCAAAGGCAAGTAACAGTAAGAATAATGGAAAAGAACAAATGGTCTTAAAACTTGCTGAAAACCAACCGGAGGATTATCCAACAACACTAGGCGCCAAGGAATTTGCTCGCCTTGTTAAAGAAAAAACAGACGGCAGAATTAAGATTAAAGTGTATGCCGGCGGCCAGCTAGGCGATGAGAAAAGTGTCATTGAACAAGTACAATTGGGTACTATTGACTTAGCCCGAGTGAACGCGACACCGTTAACCGAGTTCTCCGATTCCATTGGTGTTTTATCAATGCCATTCTTATTCCGGTCCGAAGAGCATAAATGGAAGGTGTTTAATGGGGATATCGGGCAAGAGCTGCTGAATTCATTAAAGTCTTCGAACATGATCGGGCTTGCTTATTACGATTCTGGTGCCAGAAGTTTCTACAACTCGCAACACCCTGTCAAAAAACCTGAGGATCTTAAGGGCCTTAAGATAAGAGTTCAGCAATCAGAGATGGCCATCGATATGGTAGAAGCATTAGGTGCATCAGCTACACCTATGGCTTTTGAAGAGGTTTACTCAGGAATTCAAACAGGTGTGATTGATGGTGCGGAAAATAATATTCCTAGTTACTTTACCACGGGGCACTATGAAGTGGCGAAATATTATACCATAAATAAACACTCATCTGTCCCTGAAATTGTTATTGCCTCAAGTAAACTTTGGGACAAATTGAGTGATAAAGATCAACAATTGATTCAGGAAGCCGCAAAAGAGTCTGTAAAGCTTCAACGAAAAGAGTGGAAAAAGCTTGTCGAAGCGTCACTAAAAAAAATTAAAGCCAACGGTAACGAAATGATTAAAATTGATGATACTTCTGCTTGGCGTGAGGCAGTTCAGTCGGTTTACGACAAATACGGCGATCAATTCGGTGACATGATCGAGAAAATCGAAAATGTAAAATAA
- a CDS encoding TRAP transporter small permease translates to MNLFLKVYHWLNRLVDVFAMILLAAMTMIISYQVFMRFIFNHTPYWSSETTLLLMVWFGFIGMSIGFRDHLHISVEVVYNKMNPIFRLFCDILIDLLIIGVGTLFVSEGLRFTALMGNSTMSATKLPSSYLYASIPTAGVLMILYGLILLVKQLIVLKMRKAGDS, encoded by the coding sequence ATGAACCTATTTTTAAAAGTTTATCATTGGCTGAATCGACTAGTGGATGTTTTCGCGATGATTTTATTAGCAGCGATGACAATGATTATTTCATATCAAGTATTTATGCGCTTTATTTTCAATCATACCCCTTATTGGTCAAGTGAAACAACGTTACTTTTAATGGTGTGGTTTGGATTTATCGGTATGTCGATCGGATTTCGGGATCATCTGCATATCAGTGTTGAAGTCGTTTATAACAAAATGAATCCTATTTTTCGTTTATTTTGCGATATTTTGATTGATTTACTCATTATCGGCGTTGGCACTTTATTCGTTTCAGAGGGGTTAAGATTTACGGCACTCATGGGGAATTCAACCATGTCGGCTACGAAATTGCCATCAAGTTATTTGTATGCATCGATTCCCACAGCCGGTGTGCTTATGATTCTCTATGGCTTAATACTTTTAGTCAAACAATTGATAGTTTTAAAAATGCGTAAAGCGGGTGACAGTTAA
- a CDS encoding TRAP transporter large permease translates to MGISILIGCFILLIMIRVPIALALIVSSLATGLYLDIDVAALMQRMVGGLNAFSLIAIPFFILAGEIMNEGGISRRLINFSNLIIGKIRGGLAMVNVLTSTFFGGISGSSVADTSSVGSVMIPMMKKKGYDTDYSVSVTVSSAAQGVIIPPSHNMIIYSMAAGGVSIGSLFIGGLLPGIILGLALMITTYIIAVKRNYPKEERVPAKEVPRIVSEGLMGLLTPIIIIGGIVSGVFTATESAAIAAVYAFIITFFVYRDVPLSHVKVILFRSVKTLSMVLFLIAASSPFGWLLAYLRVPAQITEGLVSFSDNPIVILLLINIILLMLGMIMDMAPLILIATPILLPVVTSLGMDPVHFGVLLMLNLSIGLITPPVGSALFVGSAIGKLQIEKLFKSLMPFYITMIIVLLIVTFVPQMVMFLPDLIVN, encoded by the coding sequence ATGGGCATCAGTATACTAATAGGATGTTTTATTCTACTTATTATGATTAGAGTACCCATCGCTTTAGCTTTAATTGTTTCTTCGTTGGCAACAGGTCTCTATCTAGATATTGACGTTGCCGCTTTAATGCAACGTATGGTGGGTGGGTTAAACGCTTTCTCCCTTATCGCAATACCGTTCTTTATTCTAGCCGGTGAGATCATGAATGAAGGTGGCATTTCCCGACGGCTGATCAACTTTTCCAACTTGATTATCGGTAAAATTCGCGGTGGCCTGGCTATGGTTAACGTTTTAACCAGTACATTCTTCGGCGGGATTTCCGGTTCTTCTGTTGCTGACACGTCGTCGGTTGGCTCTGTTATGATTCCAATGATGAAAAAGAAGGGATATGACACGGATTATTCGGTCAGTGTCACAGTTTCCAGTGCAGCCCAGGGCGTGATTATCCCGCCAAGCCATAATATGATTATTTATTCAATGGCAGCCGGGGGTGTATCCATTGGTTCGCTCTTTATAGGCGGACTATTACCAGGAATTATCCTAGGCTTAGCATTGATGATAACTACTTATATCATTGCTGTAAAAAGAAATTACCCAAAAGAGGAACGGGTACCAGCTAAAGAGGTTCCGAGGATTGTTTCTGAAGGTCTTATGGGATTACTAACACCGATCATCATTATTGGCGGCATTGTAAGTGGTGTATTCACGGCAACGGAATCCGCCGCGATAGCAGCCGTGTATGCCTTTATCATAACATTTTTTGTGTATCGAGACGTCCCGCTGTCACATGTTAAAGTTATTTTATTCAGAAGTGTGAAAACACTTTCAATGGTTCTATTTCTAATTGCGGCTTCGTCTCCTTTTGGATGGTTATTGGCATACTTACGCGTTCCGGCTCAAATTACAGAAGGATTGGTGAGCTTCTCGGACAATCCAATCGTGATTCTATTATTGATTAATATCATCTTACTCATGCTCGGGATGATCATGGATATGGCCCCATTAATATTGATTGCCACACCTATTTTATTACCTGTAGTTACAAGTCTGGGAATGGATCCCGTCCATTTCGGTGTTCTACTAATGCTTAATCTATCCATTGGATTAATTACACCACCTGTTGGATCGGCATTATTTGTCGGGAGCGCAATCGGGAAACTTCAGATTGAAAAATTGTTTAAATCGCTCATGCCATTCTATATAACCATGATTATCGTATTGCTTATTGTTACTTTTGTGCCACAAATGGTTATGTTTCTTCCCGATCTAATCGTTAATTAA
- a CDS encoding M24 family metallopeptidase encodes MTSETDFKIGRLRSWLETSDYDALTLTSQASFSWLTGGRGHIGIASDQACAKFIITLDNTTLVTNNIESQRLIEEEIPWPCDIQTYNWFDPQGEQQLFDAFQFKNPVLESSVLSDIARLRQPLTAEEQERYKALGKDVGTIIERVCEDVKRGDAEFEVAAKLASLCIQSSIEPVTNLIAADERVFYYRHPLPTRQMIQKYALIVIGGRRHGLIASASRLVHFGKVPDNIKQKHRAVTNVDATFITGSRPGVKVADLFHEAAYAYNYFGFKDEWRWHHQGGLTGYVPREYRAHGQSTEVIGAHQAFAWNPSITGVKSEDTILVGTENNDFLTRTNQFPEIKIEMNGDRVYRPDILERHSC; translated from the coding sequence TTGACAAGCGAAACGGACTTTAAAATCGGCAGACTACGTTCATGGTTGGAAACAAGCGATTATGATGCTTTAACCCTAACGAGTCAAGCGAGTTTTTCCTGGCTAACGGGTGGCCGGGGACATATTGGGATAGCCAGTGACCAAGCTTGTGCAAAATTTATTATAACCTTAGATAACACAACCTTAGTGACGAATAACATTGAATCCCAAAGACTCATTGAAGAAGAGATACCGTGGCCATGCGACATTCAAACCTATAACTGGTTTGATCCGCAGGGTGAGCAACAACTTTTTGATGCTTTTCAATTCAAGAATCCGGTTCTTGAAAGTTCAGTTCTTTCGGACATAGCGCGTTTAAGACAGCCTTTGACAGCTGAAGAACAGGAAAGGTACAAAGCTTTGGGCAAAGATGTCGGAACGATTATTGAAAGGGTATGTGAGGATGTAAAGAGAGGAGATGCAGAGTTTGAAGTGGCTGCTAAGCTTGCAAGCCTTTGTATCCAATCATCAATCGAACCAGTAACTAATCTGATTGCGGCAGATGAACGGGTATTCTATTATCGTCATCCGTTACCAACGCGTCAAATGATTCAAAAATATGCTTTAATTGTTATTGGCGGCCGCCGCCATGGTTTAATTGCCTCAGCTTCCCGCCTCGTTCATTTTGGCAAGGTTCCAGATAACATTAAACAAAAACACCGTGCCGTCACCAATGTTGATGCAACGTTCATTACAGGCAGTCGACCGGGCGTTAAAGTTGCTGATTTATTTCATGAAGCGGCCTATGCATACAATTATTTCGGCTTTAAAGATGAGTGGAGATGGCATCATCAAGGAGGTTTAACAGGTTATGTTCCTAGAGAGTATCGGGCACATGGCCAATCAACTGAAGTAATCGGTGCTCATCAAGCCTTTGCATGGAATCCCAGCATTACAGGGGTAAAATCCGAGGATACCATTTTGGTCGGCACCGAAAACAACGACTTTTTGACCCGAACAAACCAATTTCCTGAGATTAAAATTGAAATGAACGGGGATCGTGTCTATAGACCTGACATTCTTGAAAGACACTCTTGTTAA
- a CDS encoding tagaturonate reductase codes for MQQLNKQVAEHHDTFLEAYPEKIVQFGEGNFLRGFIDWMIHELNKQGLFQGRIAAIQPTPHGKVVPKLNQQNGLYTLVLRGVEDHKEVFRREIISAISRGINPYNHWEEVLDLAENPSIQFVFSNTTEAGLQYTKEPFTKGEAPLSYPGKLTAFLYHRYQVTDGARDAGLTIIPCELVNDNATILKQAVLKYSNDWELPAEFIDWLETCNDFCHTLVDRIVPGYPKDEADQMEKDMGYHDALLTVGEPYHLFAIEANDRIAQSLPFQKAGLNVHWADVTPFRHLKVRILNGAHTLMYAAAYQAGKDTVLEAMEDTNLNAFIKAGIYENILPVLNMNDHEKYAFADATVQRFHNPYNRHYLLDIGLHGVSKYKTRLLPTIQTWIQDHNQLPKTICFSLASIITLYRSNQIEDHHLIGRRDDGASYTIRDNASTLNFFKEVWQDYQFGTKDISDVVNAVLANEELWDMNLTTIDGLPRAVSEYVQSILENGMVKAIHQFLNPQ; via the coding sequence TTGCAGCAACTCAATAAGCAAGTCGCAGAACATCATGACACGTTCTTGGAGGCTTATCCTGAAAAAATTGTGCAATTTGGGGAAGGGAATTTTCTAAGAGGGTTTATTGATTGGATGATTCATGAACTCAATAAACAGGGGTTATTTCAAGGTCGAATTGCAGCGATTCAACCCACACCTCATGGAAAAGTCGTTCCCAAGCTTAATCAACAGAATGGTCTTTATACCCTAGTTTTAAGAGGTGTGGAAGATCATAAAGAAGTTTTTCGAAGAGAAATTATATCCGCTATCAGTCGGGGAATTAATCCTTATAACCATTGGGAGGAGGTCCTTGATCTCGCTGAGAACCCTAGCATACAGTTTGTGTTCTCTAACACAACTGAAGCCGGATTACAGTATACAAAGGAACCTTTTACAAAAGGAGAAGCACCGCTCTCTTACCCCGGAAAACTAACCGCCTTTTTGTATCACAGATATCAAGTAACTGATGGAGCACGGGATGCAGGATTAACCATCATTCCGTGTGAACTTGTTAATGACAATGCAACCATTTTAAAACAAGCTGTGTTGAAATACTCCAATGATTGGGAGCTGCCTGCTGAGTTCATAGATTGGTTGGAGACTTGTAATGATTTTTGTCACACCTTAGTTGATCGCATTGTTCCGGGTTATCCCAAGGACGAAGCCGATCAAATGGAAAAGGACATGGGTTATCATGATGCTTTGTTAACAGTCGGAGAACCCTACCATTTATTCGCTATCGAAGCCAATGACCGCATTGCTCAGTCACTGCCGTTTCAGAAAGCCGGGCTTAATGTTCATTGGGCAGATGTCACACCGTTTCGTCATTTGAAAGTTCGGATACTGAATGGCGCACATACCCTCATGTATGCTGCTGCCTATCAAGCCGGAAAGGACACCGTTCTTGAGGCCATGGAGGACACCAATCTAAATGCATTTATCAAAGCCGGGATTTATGAGAACATATTGCCTGTTTTAAATATGAATGACCATGAAAAATATGCATTCGCTGATGCTACCGTTCAGCGGTTTCATAATCCTTATAATAGACACTACTTATTGGACATTGGCTTACATGGTGTTTCAAAATATAAAACTCGACTGTTGCCAACGATTCAGACTTGGATACAAGACCACAATCAACTGCCGAAAACGATTTGTTTTTCTTTAGCTTCAATCATAACGCTATACCGTTCAAATCAAATAGAAGATCATCATTTAATAGGAAGGCGAGATGACGGTGCAAGCTACACCATTCGCGATAATGCCAGTACGCTTAACTTCTTTAAGGAGGTGTGGCAGGATTATCAGTTCGGAACCAAAGATATTAGCGATGTCGTCAATGCTGTCCTAGCCAATGAAGAGCTATGGGACATGAATCTTACAACCATTGATGGCCTGCCAAGGGCAGTTAGTGAATACGTCCAATCCATTTTAGAAAATGGCATGGTGAAGGCGATTCATCAGTTTCTTAATCCACAATGA
- a CDS encoding glycoside hydrolase family 28 protein: MRKFFLLAMMSTFILGAIGGFPNGTKAETAQGWEKVPKILDSIESPTFPDQDFLVTDYGAVGNGETESTEAFKKAIQAAHDAGGGRVIVPEGTFLTGAIHLKSNVNLHVTKDATIKFSQNPDDYLPVVKTRFEGVELYNYSPFIYTNGVKNVAITGQGILDGQGDNNHWWPWKGQEEHGWDEGEPSQGKDRDRLFEMAENGVPVKQRVFGKGHYLRPNMIQFYNSNNILVRGVTIRNSPMWHIHPVLSENITIDNVSIIGHGPNNDGIDPESSQDVLIKDAFFNNGDDNIAIKSGRNADGRRIDVPSENIIIQGNHMKDGHGAVVMGSEITGGARNIYARNNLMDSPNLERALRIKTNSVRGGVIENIYLKDNVVKSVNEAVIKVNFLYEEGDAGHYTPVVRNIEVKNLQSHGGEYALLLKGYKRSPVSNIRIINSTLNNVDKPASISNVENLMLDNVRINGQLVTDLLTPETAAKIIGKTLPDGSYLHQAKVELTAMDDVSGIDHIEYRIGDNSDWTTYTEAFLISNEGTTDIEYRAVDQAGNVEAIKTKTVTVKPANLDHLTNIIETGDIDPKGIRQSMQARLSNASHALSMGKETEGYKKLKKLTQFIGKQPAHHIPVQVKEELTKVLNYIMEYKTM; encoded by the coding sequence ATGCGAAAATTCTTTTTGTTGGCCATGATGTCGACTTTTATTTTAGGTGCCATTGGGGGCTTTCCAAATGGCACAAAGGCTGAAACAGCACAAGGTTGGGAGAAAGTCCCGAAAATTTTAGATAGCATTGAGTCTCCGACCTTCCCTGATCAAGACTTTCTCGTTACAGACTATGGTGCTGTGGGAAACGGAGAGACAGAGTCAACGGAAGCATTTAAAAAAGCTATTCAAGCGGCGCATGATGCAGGTGGTGGTCGTGTTATCGTTCCAGAGGGTACCTTTCTAACCGGCGCCATTCACTTAAAGAGTAACGTTAATTTACATGTCACAAAAGACGCCACGATAAAGTTTAGTCAAAATCCTGACGACTATCTTCCCGTCGTTAAAACGAGATTTGAAGGTGTAGAACTATATAATTATTCCCCGTTTATCTATACAAACGGTGTGAAAAATGTAGCAATCACCGGTCAAGGGATCCTTGACGGGCAAGGCGATAACAATCATTGGTGGCCCTGGAAAGGACAGGAGGAGCATGGTTGGGATGAAGGTGAACCTAGTCAGGGGAAAGATAGAGATCGATTATTTGAAATGGCAGAGAATGGCGTTCCCGTAAAGCAAAGGGTATTTGGTAAAGGCCACTATCTAAGGCCCAATATGATTCAGTTTTATAACAGCAATAATATTCTAGTTCGTGGCGTAACCATTCGCAATTCTCCAATGTGGCACATCCACCCGGTATTGTCAGAAAATATAACCATTGACAATGTTAGCATTATCGGTCATGGACCGAATAATGACGGCATTGACCCGGAATCGAGTCAAGATGTTCTGATTAAGGACGCTTTCTTCAATAACGGAGATGACAATATTGCCATTAAGTCGGGCCGGAATGCGGACGGTAGGCGGATTGATGTCCCAAGTGAAAATATCATCATTCAAGGCAATCACATGAAAGATGGCCACGGTGCGGTTGTAATGGGAAGTGAAATAACCGGGGGTGCCAGAAATATTTATGCAAGGAATAATCTTATGGACAGCCCAAATCTTGAAAGAGCTCTCCGCATTAAAACGAATTCGGTGAGAGGCGGTGTCATTGAAAATATTTATTTGAAGGATAATGTGGTTAAGAGTGTGAATGAGGCTGTTATTAAAGTCAATTTCCTCTATGAAGAGGGGGACGCCGGTCATTACACGCCCGTTGTCCGGAATATTGAAGTGAAAAATCTTCAAAGTCATGGTGGGGAATACGCCCTGCTTCTAAAGGGTTACAAACGCTCACCGGTTAGCAATATCCGAATCATCAATTCCACATTGAATAATGTTGATAAGCCAGCGTCGATCTCAAATGTGGAAAACTTAATGTTAGACAATGTCCGGATTAACGGACAACTGGTTACTGATTTATTAACGCCGGAAACCGCCGCGAAGATTATAGGGAAAACGTTACCTGATGGTTCTTACCTACACCAGGCAAAAGTAGAATTGACAGCTATGGATGATGTATCAGGTATTGATCACATTGAGTACCGTATCGGGGACAATTCCGACTGGACAACATATACGGAAGCATTCCTTATTTCAAACGAAGGCACAACCGACATTGAATACCGGGCAGTGGATCAAGCAGGTAACGTTGAGGCCATTAAAACGAAGACCGTTACGGTGAAACCGGCTAACTTAGATCACTTAACGAACATAATAGAAACAGGAGACATCGACCCGAAAGGTATTAGACAATCTATGCAGGCTCGACTAAGTAATGCCAGCCACGCTTTGTCAATGGGAAAAGAAACAGAAGGCTATAAAAAGCTAAAAAAATTAACGCAGTTTATTGGGAAACAACCTGCCCATCATATTCCCGTTCAAGTAAAAGAAGAGCTTACAAAAGTGCTGAATTATATAATGGAATACAAAACGATGTAA